The proteins below are encoded in one region of Lactuca sativa cultivar Salinas chromosome 3, Lsat_Salinas_v11, whole genome shotgun sequence:
- the LOC111895839 gene encoding nibrin homolog has protein sequence MVWGLFPADPLPGEETYYFFSKGTYKVGRKGCDIIVNKDKGVSRVHAEIIIDAMISIDNIKKKSSKIRIKDCSKYGTFITKPLGSQKEKVHEFPNKETTLDDEDLVSFGTGSATYRFSFISIVFFLCGFDSSRLKQLKEKISSIGASMSNTWSPKCTHVVLDDNASVNGVLIDAIMSKKHFVSYKWIESLADKRIDTKIPICNSDPHTLILQGVSVKIANIESRENCLNGYTFLLESSEKYKVKEKLQPLLETFGAKVIPVEEFIPQSQGVEEDENNHVVHVISVEEGFECTHIITSLPKVSEINLICATLSGHLDPLVFVSPPEHVTSSCSTDETIVADSEPEIEVISVSTSCKSQKLESFEDEKGKISFVHNVESVQHEVETIVHDPIDPIKADEYINIATNDTKDDEITPVNGISDVIFSQDLIIRDTNLPSSLPSPTKNQVLDFKRFKKMETQSGNSFYNLVPFSKNPYKGSEYENEGVAESVKEEKKRKQSEAIADDLFNNAKAKKRGAAGIIQGLFNRR, from the exons ATGGTTTGGGGCCTCTTTCCCGCCGACCCCCTTCCAG GCGAAGAAACTTATTACTTCTTTAGCAAAGGGACATATAAAGTGGGGCGAAAAG GATGTGATATAATCGTTAATAAAGATAAAGGGGTTTCTAGGGTTCATGCAGAAATAATCATTGATGCCATGATTTCCATTGACAATATTaaaaagaaatcatccaaaattaGGATTAAAGATTGCTCAAAGTATGGAACTTTTATTACAAAGCCTCTTGGGTCTCAAAAAGAAAAAGTTCATGAGTTTCCAAATAAGGAAACAACATTAGATGATGAAGACCTTGTTTCATTTGGAACTGGTAGTGCCACTTACAG GTTTAGTTTTATTTCCATTGTGTTTTTTCTTTGTGGATTTGACTCTTCGCGATTAAAACAACTTAAAGAAAAGATATCATCAATTG GTGCTTCTATGAGTAATACATGGAGCCCAAAGTGCACACATGTTGTTCTTGATGATAATGCTTCAGTAAATGGTGTTCTTATTGATGCTATTATGTCTAAAAAACATTTTGTCAGTTATAAATGGATAGAG TCACTTGCAGACAAACGTATTGACACCAAAATTCCCATCTGCAATTC TGATCCTCATACCTTGATATTGCAAGGAGTTTCTGTTAAAATTGCTAACATTGAATCTAGAGAAAATTGTTTAAATGGATACACTTTTCTTCTGGAATCATCAGAAAAG TATAAAGTTAAGGAAAAGTTGCAACCATTACTTGAAACATTTGGTGCAAAAGTTATTCCTGTTGAAGAATTCATTCCCCAAAGCCAG ggtgtagaagaagatgaaaaCAATCATGTTGTACATGTCATCTCTGTTGAAGAGGGTTTTGAGTGTACACATATTATTACATCTTTACCAAAAGTGAGTGAAATTAATTTGATTTGTGCTACTTTATCTGGACACCTGGATCCTCTTGTTTTTGTATCACCACCTG AACATGTCACATCTTCATGCTCCACAGATGAGACAATTGTAGCAGATTCAGAGCCAGAAATAGAAGTCATATCAGTTTCAACATCttgtaaaagtcaaaaattagaaTCTTTTGAAGATGAAAAAGGGAAAATATCCTTTGTTCATAATGTGGAATCTGTTCAACATGAAGTGGAAACTATTGTTCATGATCCAATAGATCCAATAAAAGCCGATGAATACATAAATATAGCCACAAATGATACAAAAGATGATGAAATTACACCTGTAAATGGGATTTCAGATGTTATTTTTAGCCAAGATTTGATCATTCGAGATACAAATTTACCATCTTCTCTGCCTTCTCCTACTAAAAACCAAGTTTTGGACTTTAAACGatttaaaaag ATGGAAACTCAATCAGGAAATAGTTTCTACAATCTTGTGCCTTTTTCAAAGAATCCTTACAA AGGGTCTGAATATGAGAATGAGGGAGTAGCGGAGTCTGTGAAGGAAGAAAAAAAGCGTAAACAAAGTGAGGCTATTGCAGATGATTTATTCAACAACGCTAAG GCCAAGAAGCGAGGAGCAGCTGGTATTATTCAGGGGCTATTTAATCGAAGATGA
- the LOC111895843 gene encoding general transcription and DNA repair factor IIH subunit TFB4 — translation MTPVSSKQYTDDVSLLMVLIDTNPLFWSSTATPFSFSKFLSQVLSFLNSIILLNQLNQVVVIATGFNSCDYIYDSSLGHGNLRAETLLQKLEEFVIKDEELNKQESVDGIGSSLLSGSLSMALCYIQRVFRSGSIHPQPRILCLHGSQDGPGQYVAIMNSIFSAQRSMVPIDSCVIGSQHSAFLQQASYITGGVYLKPQQLDGLFQYLTTVFATDLHSRNFLQLPKPVGVDFRASCFCHKNTIDMGYICSVCLSIFCKHHKKCSTCGSAFGQPQTSVSTSNQKRKAPDS, via the exons ATGACCCCTGTTTCATCTAAGCAGTACACAG ATGATGTAAGCTTGTTAATGGTGTTAATTGACACAAATCCATTGTTCTGGAGCTCAACTGCTACCCCTTTCTCATTCTCCAAGTTCCTATCTCAA GttctttcattcttgaactcAATTATTCTACTAAATCAACTGAATCAAGTGGTGGTGATAGCAACTGGATTCAACTCTTGTGATTACATATATGATTCTTCATTGGGGCATGGAAACCTGAGAGCTGAAACATTGTTGCAAAAGTTAGAAGAGTTTGTGATTAAAGATGAAGAGCTTAATAAGCAAGAATCAGTTGATGGAATTGGATCTTCTTTGCTTTCAGGATCTCTTTCAATGGCACTTTGTT ACATACAAAGAGTATTTCGTTCTGGATCAATTCATCCACAACCTCGG ATTTTGtgtttacatggatcacaagatgGACCTGGACA aTATGTTGCTATTATGAATTCAATTTTTTCTGCTCAAAGATCAATGGTGCCTATAGATTCATGTGTTATTGGGTCACAACATTCTGCATTCCTGCAACAG GCTTCTTATATAACTGGAGGTGTATATCTGAAGCCACAACAGCTAGATGGATTGTTCCAGTATCTAACA ACAGTATTTGCAACAGATTTGCATTCACGAAACTTCTTACAACTTCCTAAGCCTGTTGGTGTAGATTTTCGTGCttc GTGTTTTTGTCACAAAAATACGATTGATATGGGGTATATTTGCTCTGTTTGTCTATCTATTTTTTGTAAGCATCACAAGAAATGTTCAACTTGTGG GTCAGCTTTTGGTCAACCCCAAACAAGTGTCTCCACATCAAATCAGAAGAGAAAAGCTCCTGATAGTTAA